In Flavobacterium sp. N1736, the following are encoded in one genomic region:
- a CDS encoding ATP-binding protein has product MKTYLKRAVVQEFEKKILPNKVLILLGARRVGKTELIKNYLKTISTGSYLQLNGEDINDINLLKERSIANYKRLLSGIDLLVIDEAQNVPEIGQILKLIVDSIDGIKIIATGSSMFDLSNKLGEPLVGRKNTIYLFPLAQMEFSEKENYKQTVENLEERLLFGGYPELIQYETWEEKKDYIFEIINSYLLKDILVFEGIKHADKIYDLLRLISYQLGKEVSIQELANQLQLSKNTVANYLDLLSKVFILFKIEGFSRNLRKEIVKSSRWYFYDNGIRNAIINNFNTLDLRNDVGDLWENYLAAERIKKQHYKKIKTNNYFWRTYDQQELDWLEEIGDKLEGFEFKWNEKKKVKIPTAFAKAYPEADFTVISKDNYLDFIS; this is encoded by the coding sequence ATGAAAACATATTTAAAAAGAGCCGTAGTTCAGGAGTTTGAAAAAAAGATATTACCTAATAAAGTTCTTATTTTATTAGGAGCACGACGTGTTGGTAAAACAGAATTAATCAAAAATTATTTAAAAACAATTTCAACAGGAAGTTATTTACAACTTAACGGGGAAGATATTAATGATATAAATTTATTAAAGGAGCGTTCTATTGCTAATTATAAAAGACTTTTATCAGGTATTGATTTACTGGTAATTGATGAAGCTCAAAATGTTCCGGAGATTGGACAAATCCTTAAATTGATTGTAGATTCTATTGATGGAATTAAAATTATTGCCACAGGATCTTCGATGTTTGATTTAAGTAATAAACTTGGTGAACCATTAGTAGGTAGAAAAAATACAATTTACTTGTTTCCTTTGGCTCAAATGGAATTTTCGGAAAAAGAAAATTACAAACAAACGGTTGAAAATTTGGAAGAAAGGCTTCTTTTTGGAGGATATCCGGAATTGATTCAATATGAAACCTGGGAGGAAAAAAAAGATTATATTTTTGAAATTATCAATTCTTATTTATTAAAGGATATTTTGGTTTTTGAAGGAATTAAACATGCTGATAAAATCTATGATTTATTGCGTTTGATTTCCTATCAACTCGGAAAAGAAGTTTCGATACAAGAATTAGCGAATCAGTTACAACTCTCAAAAAATACGGTTGCGAACTATTTGGATTTACTTTCAAAAGTATTTATCCTCTTTAAAATAGAAGGTTTTAGCCGAAATCTGCGTAAGGAAATTGTAAAATCAAGCCGATGGTATTTTTATGATAACGGAATTAGAAATGCGATTATAAATAATTTCAACACCTTAGATTTAAGAAATGATGTTGGTGATTTATGGGAGAACTATTTGGCAGCAGAAAGGATAAAAAAACAGCATTATAAAAAGATAAAAACCAATAATTATTTTTGGCGTACTTATGATCAGCAAGAGTTGGATTGGCTGGAAGAAATAGGAGATAAGCTGGAAGGATTTGAGTTTAAATGGAACGAAAAGAAAAAAGTAAAAATTCCAACCGCATTTGCCAAAGCTTATCCCGAAGCTGATTTTACTGTTATAAGCAAAGATAATTATTTAGATTTTATCAGTTAA
- a CDS encoding DUF1294 domain-containing protein, translating into MEVLLVYFLIINLVTFVAAGYDKYLAINKKHRIPENTLFTMAAIGGTIGLLLAMLLFRHKTSKSSFIIKFSLIFIFQIVLIYLKLTDKI; encoded by the coding sequence ATGGAAGTTTTATTAGTATATTTTTTAATCATAAATCTTGTAACCTTTGTCGCAGCTGGATATGACAAATATTTGGCAATAAATAAAAAGCACAGAATTCCTGAAAATACTCTTTTTACTATGGCAGCTATTGGCGGAACAATTGGTTTATTGTTAGCAATGCTTCTGTTTAGACATAAAACGAGTAAATCTTCTTTTATTATAAAGTTTTCACTCATTTTTATATTTCAAATTGTATTGATTTATCTAAAATTAACTGATAAAATCTAA